Proteins co-encoded in one Yamadazyma tenuis chromosome 1, complete sequence genomic window:
- the CCC1 gene encoding Protein ccc1 (EggNog:ENOG503NWJG; COG:S) encodes MLVTLKNQIVKLLQGDNSRDEINHIDSLIDSNYGSIADRGQQISDEELRVSISRKSNVEDEEDEGFFSSFDPRVMSDVIIGLSDGLTVPFALTAGLSSLGDSKLVITGGLAELVSGAISMGLGGYLAAKSESEYYFNQVKKEKMNFFKKPELVNQEAAEVLFELGISETNILNILKDFDSKPKNLIEFVITYGKGLDEPAEGREFTSALTIGLAYFLGGFVPLVPYFFCSLVKVGLLVSVIVMMVTLFIFGYVKTMISLGDCGTWKKVSEGVQMVIVGSIAAGAAWTLVFFIDN; translated from the coding sequence ATGCTTGTAACATTGAAAAATCAGATCGTCAAACTCCTTCAAGGTGACAACAGCCGGGACGAGATCAACCACATTGATTCGTTGATCGATAGCAACTATGGATCCATTGCTGATAGAGGCCAGCAAATCAGCGACGAAGAGCTCAGGGTGTCGATCAGTCGCAAGCTGAATGTCGAGGACGAGGAGGACGAAGGGTTTTTCTCTAGTTTCGACCCCAGAGTCATGTCAGATGTCATTATTGGCTTGAGTGATGGTTTGACGGTTCCTTTTGCATTGACGGCTGGGTTATCTTCGTTGGGAGATTCCAAGTTGGTTATTACCGGTGGGCTCGCCGAGTTGGTTTCGGGGGCCATATCCATGGGTTTGGGAGGATACTTGGCTGCCAAATCCGAGTCGGAGTACTACTTCAACCAAGTGAAAAAAGAGAAgatgaacttcttcaaaaagccAGAGTTGGTGAACCAAGAAGCAGCTGAGGTGTTGTTTGAGTTAGGAATTAGTGAAACCAACATTTTGAACATCTTGAAGGATTTTGACTCCAAacccaagaacttgattgaGTTTGTTATCACATACGGAAAAGGGTTAGATGAGCCTGCTGAAGGAAGAGAGTTCACGTCGGCATTGACAATCGGATTAGCATATTTTTTGGGAGGGTTTGTACCTTTGGTGCCTTACTTTTTCTGTAGCTTGGTGAAGGTGGGTTTATTGGTGTCGGTGATTGTAATGATGGTGACCTTATTTATTTTTGGTTATGTCAAGACGATGATCTCGTTGGGAGATTGTGGTACCTGGAAGAAGGTCCTGGAAGGGGTACAGATGGTGATTGTTGGGTCAATTGCTGCGGGTGCCGCTTGGACcttggttttcttcatcgaCAACTAA
- the PHB1 gene encoding Prohibitin-1, subunit of the prohibitin complex (Phb1p-Phb2p) (COG:O; EggNog:ENOG503NW8M) has protein sequence MSSRLSDIFSKIAISLGVTITLAQSALYDVEGGKRAVIFDRLNGVKQGVVGEGTYFLIPWLQKAIVYDVRTRPKTIATTTGSKDLQNVSLTLRVLHRPEVMSLPKIYQSLGLDYDERVLPAIGNEILKSIVAQFDAAELITQREVVSARIRQELSKRAEEFNIKLEDVSITHMTFGKEFTKAVEQKQIAQQDAERSKYLVEKAEQEKKASVIRAEGEAESAETVSKALSKSGDGLLMIRRLEASKEIATLLANSPNVSYLPSGQGSENNLLLNVGK, from the coding sequence ATGTCTTCCAGATTATCTGATATATTTTCTAAAATCGCCATCTCCTTAGGGGTCACCATCACATTGGCCCAGTCTGCACTCTACGATGTCGAGGGGGGGAAAAGAGCTGTCATCTTTGACAGGTTAAATGGTGTTAAGCAAGGAGTTGTCGGAGAAGGTACTTACTTTTTGATTCCTTGGTTACAAAAAGCCATTGTATACGACGTCAGAACTAGACCCAAGACCAtcgccaccaccaccggctCCAAGGACTTGCAGAACGTCTCTTTGACCTTAAGAGTGTTGCACAGACCCGAGGTGATGAGCTTACCCAAAATTTATCAGAGCTTAGGTTTGGACTACGATGAAAGAGTGTTACCAGCCATTGGTAACGAGATTTTAAAAAGCATTGTTGCCCAGTTTGACGCCGCCGAATTGATCACCCAAAGAGAAGTGGTGAGTGCCAGAATCAGACAGGAGTTGAGCAAAAGAGCTGAAGAATTtaacatcaagttggaagatgtTTCCATTACTCACATGACATTTGGTAAAGAGTTCACCAAGGCCGTCGAACAAAAACAAATCGCCCAGCAAGATGCTGAAAGATCCAAGtatttggttgaaaaagCTGAACAGGAAAAGAAGGCCAGTGTCATCAGAGCCGAGGGTGAAGCCGAACTGGCGGAAACCGTTTCCAAGGCCTTGAGTAAAAGTGGAGATGGGCTTTTGATGATCAGAAGATTAGAAGCCTCGAAGGAAATCGCCACgttgttggccaactctCCCAACGTATCTTACTTGCCCAGTGGTCAAGGTTCTgagaacaacttgttgttgaatgtCGGAAAGTGA
- the COQ6 gene encoding Putative ubiquinone biosynthesis monooxygenase (EggNog:ENOG503NV68; COG:C,H; BUSCO:EOG09261031), translating to MFRTPFPTTVKLGLLRLKNTTPQLQDVVIVGGGPAGLSVLAALKNSSKTAHLSCKLVEGGDLNKIRNFDETAYSNRIISLTNKSMRFMQKIGSWKHLNLDRMQFYDKVAAYDSSSHEALIEFTNDAINYDPMGAMCEVVNIQKSLIARIDELDQSDCLVDNVKVEAIEESTSEIDWPIVKLSNGDAYQTRLLIGADGYNSPVRRYAGIESRGWAYDSFGTVGVLKLASDQYNLVSLQRFLSSGPLAILPLPEDDATFVWSAKTEVASILKSITNDKIFVALINAALRLEETDLKYALNKLQVNPDDTSVIEDLQWRIELFEPNEQLDIPVVIGVQPGSRASFPLKMSHADSYVGPRVALIGDAAHTIHPLAGQGLNMGQADVASLVAAIETGIDRGLDIGSTLVLEPYFAQCFPYNHALLGVCDKLHKIFSNDVYPIILVRSFGMRFMNSLTPIKDFMIKTLSV from the coding sequence ATGTTTAGGACGCCATTTCCCACCACTGTGAAATTAGGCCTACTTCGCCTCAAAAATACGACCCCACAGTTGCAAGATGTGGTGATAGTTGGTGGAGGGCCTGCTGGCTTGTCAGTTTTAGCAGCTCTAAAGAACTCGAGCAAAACAGCCCATTTGAGCTGTAAATTGGTTGAAGGAGGAGACTTGAATAAAATCCGAAACTTTGATGAGACTGCCTACTCCAACCGTATCATTTCCCTCACAAACAAGTCAATGCGGTTCATGCAAAAGATCGGTAGCTGGAAGcatttgaacttggacaGAATGCAATTCTACGACAAAGTTGCAGCTTATGATTCTCTGTCTCACGAAGCACTTATTGAATTCACCAACGACGCCATCAACTACGATCCCATGGGTGCCATGTGTGAAGTAGTCAACATCCAGAAGTCGTTGATCGCCAGAATCGACGAATTGGACCAGTCGGACTGTTTGGTGGATAACGTGAAAGTTGAGGCTATCGAAGAAAGCACCAGTGAAATTGACTGGCCCATTGTCAAATTATCCAATGGAGACGCTTATCAGACGAGATTGTTGATCGGTGCCGATGGATACAATTCGCCGGTTCGAAGGTACGCTGGAATCGAATCTAGAGGTTGGGCTTATGATAGTTTTGGCACGGTGGGGGTATTAAAACTTGCTTCTGATCAGTATAACCTAGTGTCGTTGCAGCGGTTCTTGTCTTCAGGACCGTTGGCAATATTGCCGCTCCCTGAAGATGACGCCACGTTTGTATGGTCTGCCAAAACTGAAGTAGCCTCGATTTTGAAgtccatcaccaacgatAAGATTTTTGTGGCTCTTATAAATGCAGCCTTGCGCTTGGAGGAGACGGACTTGAAGTATGCCTTGAACAAGCTACAAGTCAACCCAGACGATACCTCGGTCATTGAGGACTTACAGTGGAGAATTGAGTTGTTTGAGCCCAATGAACAATTGGACATTCCGGTGGTCATTGGAGTTCAACCCGGTTCAAGAGCCCTGTTTCCCTTGAAAATGTCCCATGCCGATAGCTACGTGGGTCCCCGGGTTGCGTTGATTGGGGACGCAGCCCACACCATCCACCCTCTTGCGGGACAAGGACTTAATATGGGACAAGCAGATGTTGCGTCATTGgttgcagccattgaaACTGGTATTGATAGAGGTTTGGATATTGGGTCGACTTTGGTCCTTGAACCGTACTTTGCCCAATGCTTCCCATATAACCATGCATTACTAGGGGTTTGTGACAAGCTCCATAAAATCTTTTCCAATGATGTTTATCCCATCATTCTTGTGCGGAGCTTTGGAATGAGATTTATGAATTCATTGACTCCCATAAAAGATTTTATGATCAAGACCTTGAGTGTATAG
- the ICP55 gene encoding aminopeptidase (COG:E; EggNog:ENOG503NTYX; MEROPS:MER0013463; BUSCO:EOG09261XGL), with amino-acid sequence MFVVFKRLFRTRPKTPYKLGQPTYETRPHYLTKPGYLTPGISAIEYYDRRLQLIKQLPKKSLTILVGNSVQYSSGSVFYDFQQDNNLFYMSGWLEPGSIGVLEKVDDKGTDEDMVFHMLVPDNDPYTEIWEGEKSGLQGCYNNFNPDSVEDVKNYKKYLTSLIKHHDYIFIDKQSSNDFNSFFSLHKDQTREDIHQLLKTHASGKTVKPINSVIAKMREVKSPSEIKVMHKAGQISSRAINKAVAKVGSSNPYMSEKSLAAYLDYEFIRSGCDKQAYIPVVAGGENALVIHYTRNDDLLYKDELVFVDAGGKLGGYCADISRAWPISGTFTEPQKDIYDVVLSVNKACIDQCYADNQMSLNDLHDFSVRKLHSNLKNLPGFAHVSRSEVTKNLYPHYIGHHLGLDLHDVPGVSKFTKLLPGNVVTIEPGLYIPKDDKWPKHYQGIGVRVEDDVAVGQTFKDSINLTSGCVKEVKDIEALISSGRCSTPGIYDELTDLHID; translated from the coding sequence ATGTTTGTGGTCTTTAAAAGATTGTTTCGAACACGGCCTAAAACTCCTTACAAGCTTGGCCAACCTACGTACGAGACACGGCCGCACTATTTAACCAAGCCAGGTTACTTGACTCCCGGAATTTCGGCTATTGAGTACTATGATCGAAGACTCCAACTTATCAAACAGCTCCCCAAGAAATCTCTAACGATTTTAGTAGGCAATTCTGTTCAGTATAGCTCAGGGTCTGTGTTTTACGACTTTCAGCAAGACAACAATTTATTTTATATGTCTGGGTGGCTCGAACCCGGGTCTATAggagttttggaaaaggtAGATGATAAGGGTACCGATGAGGACATGGTATTTCATATGTTGGTTCCCGATAACGACCCGTATACAGAGATTTGGGAGGGAGAAAAGTCCGGTTTGCAAGGATGCTACAACAATTTCAACCCCGATAGTGTGGAAGACGTCAAGAACTATAAGAAATATTTGACTAGTTTGATCAAACATCACGATTACATTTTCATTGACAAACAGAGTTCGAACGATTTCAACCTGTTTTTCCTGCTCCACAAAGACCAGACCCGTGAAGATATTCACCAACTCTTGAAGACTCACGCATCTGGCAAAACTGTTAAACCAATAAACTCGGTGATTGCCAAAATGAGGGAAGTGAAATCTCCCCTGGAAATCAAGGTTATGCACAAGGCCGGCCAGATCTCCAGCAGAGCCATTAACAAAGCCGTTGCTAAGGTCGGTAGTCTGAATCCGTATATGAGTGAAAAGCTGTTGGCAGCTTATTTGGACTATGAGTTTATTAGAAGTGGCTGCGATAAACAGGCCTATATTCCCGTGGTAGCTGGTGGAGAAAACGCATTAGTGATTCACTACACCCGGAACGACGACTTGTTGTATAAAGACgaattggtgtttgtggatgctgGTGGGAAATTGGGTGGGTATTGTGCAGATATCTCCAGGGCTTGGCCCATTTCAGGAACCTTCACTGAACCACAAAAAGACATCTACGACGTGGTATTGAGTGTCAACAAGGCATGTATAGACCAGTGTTATGCAGACAACCAGATGTCGCTCAATGACTTGCATGATTTCAGTGTAAGAAAGCTTCACTCAAATTTAAAGAATTTACCAGGGTTTGCCCATGTTTCCCGGTCTGAagtcaccaagaacttatACCCCCATTATATCGGCCatcacttgggtttggATTTACACGATGTGCCCGGTGTGTCGAAATTCACCAAGCTTTTACCAGGAAATGTGGTCACCATAGAACCCGGATTGTACATACCCAAAGACGACAAATGGCCCAAACATTATCAAGGTATCGGCGTACGGGTCGAAGATGACGTGGCTGTCGGACAGACGTTCAAGGATTCAATCAACCTCACCAGTGGATGTGTGAAGGAGGTAAAGGACATTGAAGCATTAATTAGTTCTGGTAGATGCTCCACACCTGGGATCTACGATGAGCTAACAGATTTACATATAGATTAA
- a CDS encoding cysteine proteinase (EggNog:ENOG503NUJ2; COG:S) — MSVVLDEYKGFCIDYNCSTTKPEPIITTGIDCFVEHNASFKEQIEETEDIPVQLQNNKSNKKSKQEKKLQKQQKKQRVTERKLRREHPNGSELPTPNHSFNPILTTNKIKKIYSKLQTKEETKLFQYESVALYSTDLDQLLPGEWINDNVISLIYEYLNQTYLQKFQKFIKLISPAVVQLMIYTEYEIITKSDFEKGKFIFMPVNETEDGDHWFLVVVNILENSMLVYDSMEGDSGSENQNLLNILATKLFKTGIIASRKLNILRMKTDQQSNFDDCGVYVIMISCYLTHMLLNQPINFDLSNIKYNALKGRLDVLEIIDDLNTQINKPSY; from the coding sequence ATGTCCGTAGTGCTTGATGAATACAAAGGCTTTTGTATAGACTACAATTGTAGCACCACCAAGCCTGAACCCATAATTACCACTGGAATAGACTGCTTTGTTGAACACAATGCCTCATTCAAAGAGCAGAtagaagaaacagaagataTCCCGGTCCAGTTGCAAAACAATAAAAGCAACAAAAAGTCAAAACAAGAGaaaaagcttcaaaaacaacagAAAAAACAACGTGTAACCGAGCGCAAACTAAGACGTGAACATCCAAATGGGTCGGAACTCCCGACCCCCAACCATTCCTTCAATCCAATcctcaccaccaacaagatcaagaaaataTATTCGAAGTTGCAAACCAAAGAGGAGACAAAGTTATTTCAATATGAATCGGTAGCCCTATACTCTACCGATCTAGATCAGCTCTTACCAGGCGAGTGGATCAATGACAATGTTATTTCACTCATCTATGAGTATTTGAACCAAACCTACCTTcaaaaatttcaaaaattcatcaaactcatctcGCCAGCAGTAGTGCAGCTTATGATATACACGGAATatgaaatcatcaccaaaagcGACTTTGAGAAGGGAAAGTTCATATTCATGCCAGTCAATGAAACTGAAGATGGAGACCATTggtttcttgttgttgtcAATATCCTTGAAAACTCAATGTTAGTGTATGATTCGATGGAGGGTGATAGTGGTAGCGAAAACCAAAATTTATTGAACATACTAGCAACAAAGCTATTTAAAACTGGTATTATAGCCTCAAGAAAGCTAAATATTCTAAGAATGAAGACTGACCAGCAGTCCAACTTCGATGACTGTGGAGTTTATGTGATCATGATTTCATGCTATTTGACCCATATGCTCTTGAATCAACCCATAAACTTTGACTTATCAAACATCAAGTACAATGCCCTAAAAGGCCGACTCGATGTTCTTGAGATTATAGACGACTTGAACACCCAAATCAATAAACCTAGCTATTAG
- a CDS encoding uncharacterized protein (EggNog:ENOG503P5VC; COG:S): protein MKIFISSLNVPIGYTTPDFPSIYWPLGEHRPEFSQSMLYYGRDVWRFTIQWYIILFCGVYSVTGLYMFVNYCVANYHSKTPSKYFVFRGVLIFVSYAFTSTMMAVISGSVVGLLTSAIYKAGSMTMSTWIPFTWAVLGVMYDISLNHDE from the exons ATGAAAATATTCATCAGTTCTTTGAACGTTCCTATAGGGTACACGACGCCGGATTTCCCACTGATCTACTGGCCGTTGGGGGAGCATCGCCCGGAGTTCTCTCAACTGATGCTTTACTACGGCAGAGACGTATGGCGGTTCACCATTCAATGGTACAttattttgttttgtggAGTCTACTCAGTCACCGGATTGTATATGTTTGTCAACTACTGTGTGGCCAACTACCACTCGAAGACACCGAGTAAGTACTTTGTGTTTCGGGGGGTTTTGATCTTTGTATCCTATGCTTTTACTTCCACCATGATGGCAGTTATTAGTGGATCGGTGGTGGGGCTTTTGACGTCTGCCATATACAAGGCTGGGTCGATGACGATGAGTACGTGGATTCCGTTCACGTGGGCAGTTTTGGGGGTGATGTACGATATCT CTTTGAACCATGACGAATAA
- the PRE9 gene encoding Proteasome subunit alpha type-3 (EggNog:ENOG503NVH4; MEROPS:MER0000554; COG:O) — MSRRYDSRTTIFSPEGRLYQVEYAQESISMAGTAMGILTKEGVVLACEKKFTSKLLDNDGSAEKLYIINDRMVAAVAGMTSDASILVNRARYFGQQYLKTYNEPVPCETLIKSICDVKQGYTQHGGLRPFGVSFLYAGYDDRYEFQLYMSNPSGNYSGWKATSIGANNSAAQTLLKKDYKDDLTLKEGCELAIKILSKTMDSSTINSDKLEFATLSKKGDKIIHKIWSDNDIQLLIKDTGVLDKEDDE; from the coding sequence ATGAGTAGAAGATACGACTCAAGAACAACGATTTTTTCGCCTGAAGGCAGATTGTACCAGGTGGAGTATGCTCAAGAGTCCATCTCTATGGCAGGAACTGCGATGGGGATTTTAACCAAAGAAGGAGTGGTATTGGCGTGtgagaagaagttcacctccaagttgttggataacGATGGACTGGCAGAAAAGTTATACATTATAAATGACAGAATGGTGGCGGCAGTGGCAGGAATGACCTCCGACGCTAGCATCTTGGTCAACAGAGCCCGGTATTTTGGACAACAATACTTGAAGACCTATAATGAACCGGTTCCTTGTGAGACCTTGATTAAGAGCATTTGTGATGTTAAACAGGGTTACACCCAGCACGGGGGATTAAGACCATTTGGTGTCAGTTTCTTATATGCGGGATATGATGACAGATACGAGTTCCAACTATACATGTCGAATCCTTCTGGTAACTATAGTGGATGGAAAGCCACCAGTATCGGAGCCAATAACTCGGCCGCCCAAacattgttgaaaaaagacTACAAAGATGACTTGACCTTGAAAGAAGGGTGTGAGTTGgccatcaagatcttgctGAAGACCATGGACTCGTCCACCATAAACTCCGATAAGTTGGAGTTTGCTACCTTGTCGAAGAAGGGAGATAAAATCATCCATAAAATCTGGAGTGATAATGACATccagttgttgatcaaagacACTGGGGTTTTAGAtaaagaagatgacgagTAG
- the NCA2 gene encoding Nuclear control of ATPase protein 2 (EggNog:ENOG503NV6S; COG:S) translates to MDLFNSRSLFRQIHQNNLIANSVADSNNDFSTISNVLIHQTLVLRENLKYWSAVKHSLIYKLYYGLQTLPKRAYAFFLQVRADDWKVQHVPNIVKAVEDDINCNISTIKRQLSDTYKKLGHIVAHKDKLGELNPDDYRLAAVQSLEPGFWTRYWIPLVLAVLIGPTLSFKVVRNRSRILDWLNNNVRDVAVGFYDNWLIKPVGDVINIIKQDSNIIAAKESLNSSVSSLERMVRDYITDNHIPVQEVDLKHQLELGDLTLIMSKYEKEMKSPVRNLVNGTLIRSLLIQIQKTKVDGDLVINGIDKLMKSQQLLLGIVSISPSIFIVYQLAKYLSRPNFIINGKDLKKSCLGNLVGLQLDDDDESRGVLLVNTINLKIESRLFLSKSVFTMLEEDLNRLLAGEDTLMKLYVVYSGYFQ, encoded by the coding sequence AtggacttgttcaactccaGATCGCTTTTCCGGCAGATCCACCAGAACAACCTCATTGCCAACTCTGTGGCAGACTCTAACAATGACTTTAGTACCATCTCCAATGTGCTCATTCATCAGACATTGGTTCTAAGAGAAAATCTCAAATACTGGTCCGCCGTTAAGCACTCGCTCATCTACAAGTTATACTACGGATTACAGACGTTGCCGAAACGAGCGTACGCGTTCTTCCTCCAGGTACGTGCCGACGACTGGAAGGTTCAGCATGTGCCCAACATCGTCAAGGCGGTGGAAGACGACATCAACTGCAACATCTCCACCATCAAACGCCAGTTGCTGGATACTTACAAAAAATTGGGACATATCGTGGCGCACAAAGATAAACTCGGGGAATTGAACCCCGATGACTACAGACTCGCGGCCGTGCAGCTGCTCGAGCCGGGGTTCTGGACCAGGTACTGGATTCCGTTGGTGTTGGCAGTACTCATTGGACCCACACTCTCGTTCAAAGTGGTGCGCAACCGGTCGAGAATCTTGGACTGgctcaacaacaacgtGCGTGACGTGGCAGTGGGCTTCTACGACAACTGGCTCATCAAGCCGGTCGGGGATGTgatcaatatcatcaaacaGGATTCCAATATCATCGCCGCGAAAGAGTCGTTGAATTCGCTGGTATCGTCATTGGAACGCATGGTCCGTGACTACATCACCGACAATCACATCCCGGTGCAAGAAGTCGACTTAAAGCACCAGCTCGAGCTCGGCGACTTGACGTTGATCATGTCCAAATACGAGAAGGAAATGAAGAGTCCTGTGCGCAATTTGGTGAACGGGACTTTGATTCGCAGCCTTTTGATCCAGATCCAGAAAACCAAGGTCGACGGcgacttggtgatcaatGGAatcgacaagttgatgaagagcCAGCAGTTGTTGTTAGGAATTGTGTCCATTAGTCCATCCATATTTATTGTGTACCAATTAGCCAAATACTTGTCTCGGCCTAACTTTATCATCAACGgcaaggacttgaaaaaaagCTGTTTGGGAAACTTGGTGGGGTTGCAACtcgacgacgacgacgagCTGAGAGGCGTGTTGTTGGTcaacaccatcaacttAAAGATCGAGAGCCGGTTATTTTTGAGCAAGTCAGTTTTTACCATGCTCGAGGAGGATTTAAACCGGTTACTTGCGGGAGAGGATACGCTTATGAAGTTGTACGTGGTGTACCTGGGATATTTCCAGTGA
- the CEM1 gene encoding Mitochondrial beta-keto-acyl synthase (COG:I; EggNog:ENOG503NXCS) has protein sequence MPKAVDAEVLDFDYLALLFAKARGLGVEEGAERNMEVAVEETGEETGREIGDVGDRDVDDSMKTDEKHPNTHEKPSHTKAHTEPIHTTPLGLDLGYSSSDDDSGEEKADAEPEDLGASDSENDDPLTDDPQDLNDIINDVLGYSGDTHSDTDSDTDSTQAFVSLLNSLKPSINIYNPYSITEEELAEELVQHPVFYKLSPASKEKIYNDWATTAGETPSTYPSAKQVFMNKLFSIKSEVKSKYYFDLKSELAPFDYHDKESAFLMYKNILQTQTSFEKQMKKSSAPGVNLKKLKLLEFLDKHQVTTQHYQSHGSDDYQKWINMCNDLDLPAAIVENEINWLVGDSKRLECYLERGLGAVTPLGVGVQHSWNQLIAGNSGLVSTVGWGSQWDSIPCKVVGKVPEGSIADHKWDSSDHFTKSESNRLALFAQYAMTATAEAFADSRMDLLSVDKRRVGVNVGSGIGSFHDAYDNSVNFHEHGYKRVQPLFIPKLLTNMAAGNISIKYGLQGPNHSVATACATGLHAIGDAYNFIRNGYSDVMVSGSAESSIHPLALAGFARARSVVGSFNDDPQRASRPFDKDRNGFVLGEGSGILILESLDHALQRGVQPHQIYAEVAGYGLSGDGFHITAPPESGEGAQLAMEMALKHAEIDPQNVDYINAHATSTKIGDIAENNAIFNIFHQNGHLSVSSTKSSIGHLLGAAGSVESIFTILAMKHDTLPPTLNLENLEQNNRFVFDYVPQKSRSKQIGIAMNNSFGFGGVNSSVVFTTYIP, from the exons ATGCCAAAGGCGGTGGATGCAGAGGTTTTGGACTTTGATTATTTGGCGCTTTTGTTTGCAAAGGCCCGAGGTTTGGGTGTGGAGGAAGGAGCTGAGCGCAACATGGAAGTGGCAGTGGAGGAAACTGGGGAAGAAACTGGAAGGgaaattggtgatgtaGGGGATCGTGATGTGGACGATTCTATGAAAACTGATGAAAAGCACCCAAACACTCATGAAAAACCTTCGCATACGAAAGCACACACAGAGCCAATTCATACCACACCTCTTGGCTTGGACTTGGGTTATCTGTCTTCAGATGATGATTCTGGTGAGGAGAAGGCGGATGCTGAACctgaagatcttggagcATCTGACCTGGAGAATGACGATCCCCTCACAGATGACCCCCAGGACCTCAACGACATCATCAACGATGTCCTTGGATACTCCGGTGATACCCACTCCGACACCGACTCCGATACCGACTCCACCCAAGCATTCGTCTCCCTTCTCAACTCCCTCAAACCTAGCATCAACATCTATAACCCCTACTCAATcaccgaagaagaacttgcGGAGGAACTTGTCCAACACCCAGTTTTCTATAAGCTTTCACCGgcctccaaagaaaaaattTACAATGATTGGGCCACCACTGCCGGCGAAACCCCCAGTACTTACCCATCCGCCAAACAGGTATTTATGAACAAACTATTCAGCATCAAGTCTGAAGTCAAAAGCAAGTACTACTTCGATCTCAAGTCTGAATTGGCTCCATTCGACTATCACGACAAAGAGTCTGCATTTCTCATGTACAAGAACATTCTCCAAACTCAAACCAGTTTCGAAAAGCAAATGAAAAAGTCGCTGGCTCCGGGGGTCAACCTTAAGAAACTCAAGTtgcttgagtttcttgacAAACACCAGGTTACCACCCAACACTACCAGTCTCATGGCTCAGATGACTACCAAAAGTGGATCAATATGTGCAATGATTTGGACCTTCCGGCCGCAATTGTCGAAAACGAAATCAACTGGTTAGTTGGTGATTCCAAGCGACTCGAGTGTTACCTTGAACGCG GACTCGGGGCCGTGACACCGCTAGGAGTCGGGGTCCAACACAGCTGGAACCAGCTCATCGCTGGAAATAGTGGGCTTGTGTCCACGGTCGGCTGGGGCCTGCAGTGGGACAGTATTCCCTGTAAGGTGGTGGGTAAGGTTCCCGAGGGCTCCATCGCAGACCACAAGTGGGACTCTTCAGATCACTTCACTAAATCGGAGCTGAACCGGTTGGCTCTTTTTGCCCAGTACGCGATGACAGCCACGGCCGAAGCATTTGCTGACTCCCGTATGGACCTCTTATCGGTGGATAAACGACGTGTGGGTGTGAATGTTGGTTCTGGCATTGGCTCTTTCCATGATGCTTACGACAACTCAGTCAATTTCCATGAACACGGCTACAAGCGGGTCCAGCCGTTGTTTATTCCCAAGCTCTTGACAAATATGGCTGCAGGGAACATCTCCATTAAGTATGGGCTCCAGGGTCCCAATCATTCGGTTGCAACTGCTTGTGCGACAGGCCTCCATGCCATTGGAGATGCCTACAACTTTATAAGAAATGGGTACTCCGACGTGATGGTGAGCGGTAGTGCTGAATCCTCGATCCACCCGTTGGCTCTAGCAGGTTTTGCACGTGCTCGTTCTGTGGTCGGGTCCTTCAATGATGATCCTCAAAGAGCATCACGGCCTTTTGATAAAGACAGAAACGGGTTTGTGCTCGGTGAAGGTAGCGGTATCCTCATTCTTGAGTCACTCGACCATGCGCTTCAACGAGGTGTGCAACCCCACCAGATATACGCCGAAGTGGCAGGATACGGCTTGTCTGGAGACGGTTTCCACATCACCGCTCCCCCAGAATCGGGTGAAGGAGCACAATTGGCCATGGAAATGGCCCTCAAACATGCGGAAATCGACCCCCAAAATGTCGATTATATCAACGCCCATGccacctccaccaaaatcgGAGATATAGCTGAAAATAATgccatcttcaacatcttccaccaaaatggGCACCTCAGTGTATCTTCTACCAAGTCGTCAATTGGCCATCTCCTAGGGGCGGCTGGGTCCGTCGAATCCATCTTCACGATTCTTGCCATGAAACACGACACACTCCCGCCGAcgttgaacttggaaaatttgGAGCAGAACAATCgatttgtgtttgactACGTGCCACAAAAGTCTCGTTCAAAGCAGATCGGTATAGCTATGAATAACTCTTTTGGCTTCGGGGGTGTCAACAGCAGTGTGGTATTCACGACTTATATTCCTTGA